One Ricinus communis isolate WT05 ecotype wild-type chromosome 7, ASM1957865v1, whole genome shotgun sequence genomic region harbors:
- the LOC8283348 gene encoding LOB domain-containing protein 37 isoform X2, with protein sequence MSCNGCRVLRKGCSETCILRPCLQWIESPEAQGHATVFVAKFFGRAGLMSFISAVPETQRPACGRTVNPVNGAVGLLWTGNWHVCQAAVETVLRGGTLRPMPELLAGSSPSPASDETSEAEVTCTDMWKLQDPNPHSRFSNSRSKSSPKRKRINNNETLTINKQQLPKPLYLPSNDLDLRLTPSFSPKNSPRKPELRRPGTPSMNSEESVTTTCFDSGFGDQYGNGGGDRKLLNLFV encoded by the exons atgagttgCAACGGGTGCAGAGTCTTACGAAAAGGCTGCAGTGAAACCTGTATTCTTCGCCCTTGTTTACAGTGGATTGAAAGTCCTGAAGCTCAAGGCCACGCCACTGTCTTCGTCGCTAAATTCTTCGGCCGCGCTGGCCTTATGTCTTTCATTTCTGCTGTCCCTGAAACCCAGCGTCCCg CGTGCGGAAGAACTGTAAACCCTGTAAACGGCGCTGTAGGACTTCTATGGACTGGGAACTGGCATGTTTGTCAAGCTGCCGTAGAAACCGTCTTACGCGGCGGCACACTACGGCCGATGCCTGAGCTACTCGCCGGATCTTCTCCATCTCCGGCTTCGGATGAAACTTCCGAAGCTGAAGTAACCTGTACGGACATGTGGAAACTTCAGGATCCAAATCCTCATTCTCGTTTCTCTAATTCAAGATCCAAAAGCTCACCGAAACGGAAAAGAATCAACAACAACGAAACTTTAACCATAAACAAGCAGCAGCTACCGAAACCGTTATACTTACCGTCAAATGATCTGGATCTTCGCTTAACGCCGAGCTTTTCTCCGAAAAACTCACCGAGGAAACCTGAACTCCGGCGGCCGGGAACTCCGTCGATGAATTCGGAGGAATCGGTGACTACGACGTGTTTTGATAGTGGATTTGGAGATCAATACGGAAATGGAGGAGGAGATAGAAAGCTGCTTAATCTGTTTGTTTAA
- the LOC8283350 gene encoding queuosine salvage protein isoform X2 translates to MEQVRSSAAWVATHSSHVVVDSAGIERAVENIKEIPRIEWDFEGIHYFDNGPLTVQYLFVLDALNFCFWPDKDLSYDHLASGLKAALQNDKSVFNADRLQKYTGPELRKLLKWPRPLPLEDERIRLLHEVGFELERSFGGSAANLVESCGKSAAKLVATITGHFPGFRDHSVYKGHQVFLYKRAQIFAADLYGAFKGRGYGEFRDIGSVTIFADYIVPAVLQQLGVLKYSSTLASMIKSDSVIVSGSEEEVELRACSIYAVEKMRDLLHVNTGKQISLQYHSVEIGNFFYTEVNARFECC, encoded by the exons ATGGAACAGGTCCGGTCAAGCGCAGCTTGGGTGGCTACCCATTCCTCTCACGTCGTCGTCGACTCTGCAG GAATAGAGAGAGCAGTGgagaatataaaagaaataccgAGAATAGAATGGGACTTTGAAGGAATTCATTACTTTGATAACGGTCCACTCACCGTTCAGTACCTTTTTGTTCTGGATGCTCTGAATTTCTGCTTTTGGCCTG ATAAGGATCTGAGCTATGATCATTTGGCTTCAGGCCTAAAGGCAGCTTTGCAAAATGACAAATCTGTATTCAATGCTGATCGTCTGCAAAAGTACACAG GTCCTGAATTACGGAAATTGTTAAAATGGCCAAGACCACTTCCCTTGGAGGATGAACGGATTCGTCTACTCCACGAG GTTGGCTTTGAACTGGAAAGAAGTTTTGGAGGTAGTGCAGCCAATCTTGTGGAGTCCTGTGGGAAATCAGCTGCAAAGCTTGTTGCTACTATAACCGGTCACTTTCCcg GTTTTCGAGATCACTCAGTTTATAAAGGCCACCAAGTATTCTTGTACAAAAGAGCTCAGATATTTGCAGCTGATCTATATGGAGCATTCAAGGGCAGAGGATATGGAGAATTTAGGGACATTGGCTCGGTCACTATATTTGCTGATTATATTGTTCCAGCTGTGCTTCAGCAACTTGGTGTGCTAAAATATAGTTCAACCCTTGCCAGCATGATCAAGTCAGATTCTGTAATAGTTTCAGGCAGTGAAGAGGAAGTTGAATTACGAGCATGCTCCATATATGCTGTGGAGAAAATGAGGGATTTGCTACATGTAAATACAGGAAAGCAG ATCAGCCTGCAGTATCATTCTGTAGAGATTGggaatttcttttatacagAAGTCAATGCACGTTTTGAAtgttgttaa
- the LOC8283348 gene encoding LOB domain-containing protein 37 isoform X1 yields MSCNGCRVLRKGCSETCILRPCLQWIESPEAQGHATVFVAKFFGRAGLMSFISAVPETQRPALFQSLLFEACGRTVNPVNGAVGLLWTGNWHVCQAAVETVLRGGTLRPMPELLAGSSPSPASDETSEAEVTCTDMWKLQDPNPHSRFSNSRSKSSPKRKRINNNETLTINKQQLPKPLYLPSNDLDLRLTPSFSPKNSPRKPELRRPGTPSMNSEESVTTTCFDSGFGDQYGNGGGDRKLLNLFV; encoded by the exons atgagttgCAACGGGTGCAGAGTCTTACGAAAAGGCTGCAGTGAAACCTGTATTCTTCGCCCTTGTTTACAGTGGATTGAAAGTCCTGAAGCTCAAGGCCACGCCACTGTCTTCGTCGCTAAATTCTTCGGCCGCGCTGGCCTTATGTCTTTCATTTCTGCTGTCCCTGAAACCCAGCGTCCCg CTTTGTTTCAATCTCTATTGTTTGAAGCGTGCGGAAGAACTGTAAACCCTGTAAACGGCGCTGTAGGACTTCTATGGACTGGGAACTGGCATGTTTGTCAAGCTGCCGTAGAAACCGTCTTACGCGGCGGCACACTACGGCCGATGCCTGAGCTACTCGCCGGATCTTCTCCATCTCCGGCTTCGGATGAAACTTCCGAAGCTGAAGTAACCTGTACGGACATGTGGAAACTTCAGGATCCAAATCCTCATTCTCGTTTCTCTAATTCAAGATCCAAAAGCTCACCGAAACGGAAAAGAATCAACAACAACGAAACTTTAACCATAAACAAGCAGCAGCTACCGAAACCGTTATACTTACCGTCAAATGATCTGGATCTTCGCTTAACGCCGAGCTTTTCTCCGAAAAACTCACCGAGGAAACCTGAACTCCGGCGGCCGGGAACTCCGTCGATGAATTCGGAGGAATCGGTGACTACGACGTGTTTTGATAGTGGATTTGGAGATCAATACGGAAATGGAGGAGGAGATAGAAAGCTGCTTAATCTGTTTGTTTAA
- the LOC8283350 gene encoding queuosine salvage protein isoform X1: MEQVRSSAAWVATHSSHVVVDSAGIERAVENIKEIPRIEWDFEGIHYFDNGPLTVQYLFVLDALNFCFWPDKDLSYDHLASGLKAALQNDKSVFNADRLQKYTGPELRKLLKWPRPLPLEDERIRLLHEVGFELERSFGGSAANLVESCGKSAAKLVATITGHFPGFRDHSVYKGHQVFLYKRAQIFAADLYGAFKGRGYGEFRDIGSVTIFADYIVPAVLQQLGVLKYSSTLASMIKSDSVIVSGSEEEVELRACSIYAVEKMRDLLHVNTGKQVLSVELDLWLWAFGVRCPSLQHHRTLSIYY; encoded by the exons ATGGAACAGGTCCGGTCAAGCGCAGCTTGGGTGGCTACCCATTCCTCTCACGTCGTCGTCGACTCTGCAG GAATAGAGAGAGCAGTGgagaatataaaagaaataccgAGAATAGAATGGGACTTTGAAGGAATTCATTACTTTGATAACGGTCCACTCACCGTTCAGTACCTTTTTGTTCTGGATGCTCTGAATTTCTGCTTTTGGCCTG ATAAGGATCTGAGCTATGATCATTTGGCTTCAGGCCTAAAGGCAGCTTTGCAAAATGACAAATCTGTATTCAATGCTGATCGTCTGCAAAAGTACACAG GTCCTGAATTACGGAAATTGTTAAAATGGCCAAGACCACTTCCCTTGGAGGATGAACGGATTCGTCTACTCCACGAG GTTGGCTTTGAACTGGAAAGAAGTTTTGGAGGTAGTGCAGCCAATCTTGTGGAGTCCTGTGGGAAATCAGCTGCAAAGCTTGTTGCTACTATAACCGGTCACTTTCCcg GTTTTCGAGATCACTCAGTTTATAAAGGCCACCAAGTATTCTTGTACAAAAGAGCTCAGATATTTGCAGCTGATCTATATGGAGCATTCAAGGGCAGAGGATATGGAGAATTTAGGGACATTGGCTCGGTCACTATATTTGCTGATTATATTGTTCCAGCTGTGCTTCAGCAACTTGGTGTGCTAAAATATAGTTCAACCCTTGCCAGCATGATCAAGTCAGATTCTGTAATAGTTTCAGGCAGTGAAGAGGAAGTTGAATTACGAGCATGCTCCATATATGCTGTGGAGAAAATGAGGGATTTGCTACATGTAAATACAGGAAAGCAG GTGCTAAGTGTTGAATTGGATCTTTGGCTCTGGGCTTTTGGTGTGCGATGTCCATCTCTCCAACACCATCGGACACTATCtatatattactaa
- the LOC8283349 gene encoding formamidase isoform X1 — translation MAPSTPRLVVPVDLKKKPWEQKPPLHNRWHPEIPPAAEVKDGEIFRVEMVDWTGGSIKDDEFAIDVKAIDLSTVHYLSGPIKVVDKEGIPAKPGDLLVVEICNLGPLPGDEWGYTATFDRENGGGFLTDHFPCATKAIWYFEGIYAHSPHIPGVRFPGLTHPGIIGTAPSAELLNIWNEREREVEENGLKSFKLCEVLHSRPLANLPSTKGCHLGKIQKGTPVWEKIAKEAARTIPGRENGGNCDIKNLSRGSKIYLPVFVEGANLSTGDMHFSQGDGEVSFCGAIEMSGFLELKCEIIRGGMKEYLTPMGPTPLHVNPIFEIGPVEPRFSEWLVFEGISVDEGGRQHYLDASVAYKRAVLNAIDYLSKFGYSKEQMYLLLSCCPCEGRISGIVDSPNAVATLAVPTAIFDQDIRPKASKVPVGPRLVRRPDVLKCTYDGTLPITKNPSAMA, via the exons ATGGCTCCTTCAACCCCAAGACTAGTAGTGCCTGTAGACTTAAAGAAGAAGCCATGGGAGCAAAAACCACCACTTCACAACCGTTGGCACCCTGAGATTCCCCCAGCTGCGGAGGTTAAAGATGGTGAAATTTTTCGAGTAGAGATGGTAGATTGGACTGGAGGTAGTATTAAAGATGATGAGTTTGCAATTGATGTAAAAGCCATAGACCTCTCAACC GTCCATTATCTCAGTGGACCAATCAAAGTTGTGGACAAGGAAGGAATTCCAGCGAAGCCGGGTGATCTCCTTGTGGTCGAAATATGCAACTTGGGTCCTCTCCCTGGGGATGAATGGGGTTACACAGCAACATTTGACAGAGAAAATGGTGGGGGATTTTTGACTGATCATTTTCCTTGCGCAACGAAAGCTATTTGGTACTTTGAAGGAATATATGCCCACTCTCCTCACATACCAG GGGTACGATTTCCAGGTTTGACTCACCCTGGAATAATTGGAACTGCACCGTCAGCAGAACTCCTAAATATATGGAATGAAAGGGAAAGAGAAGTTGAAGAAAATGGCCTTAAATCTTTCAAACTATGTGAGGTTTTGCATTCTAGACCGCTAGCAAATCTTCCGTCAACAAAAGGATGCCATCTGGGAAAG ATCCAGAAAGGAACTCCAGTGTGGGAAAAGATTGCCAAGGAAGCAGCAAGAACAATACCAGGAAGAGAGAATGGGGGAAACTGTGACATAAAAAATCTCAGTAGAGGTTCGAAAATATACCTCCCAGTGTTTGTAGAAGGAGCTAATCTTAGTACTGGTGACATGCACTTCTCTCAGGGGGATGGTGAAGTCTCATTCTGTGGGGCAATTGAGATGAGTGGTTTCCTAGAGCTCAA GTGTGAAATTATAAGGGGTGGAATGAAAGAGTACCTTACACCAATGGGGCCAACTCCTCTTCATGTGAACCCAATTTTTGAGATAGGCCCCGTTGAGCCAAGATTCTCAGAGTGGTTGGTATTTGAGGGCATCAGTGTTGATGAGGGTGGAAGGCAGCACTACCTAGATGCAAGTGTTGCTTATAAGCGTGCAGTGCTCAATGCCATTGATTACCTCTCTAAATTCGGTTACTCCAAGGAACAG ATGTATCTCCTACTATCATGCTGCCCATGTGAAGGAAGGATTTCTGGGATAGTTGATTCTCCAAATGCTGTTGCAACTCTGGCCGTTCCAACAGCCATCTTTGACCAG GATATTCGTCCTAAAGCAAGCAAGGTGCCCGTTGGGCCCCGGCTAGTGAGGAGGCCAGATGTCCTCAAATGTACCTATGATGGAACTTTGCCAATCACAAAAAATCCCAGTGCCATGGCATGA
- the LOC8283349 gene encoding formamidase isoform X2, which produces MAQYGARLVFPVDVRKKPWEQKLPLHNRWHPDIPPVAEVTAGELFRVEMVDFSGGGITQQNTAEDIKHADPSIVHYLSGPIKVVDKEGIPAKPGDLLVVEICNLGPLPGDEWGYTATFDRENGGGFLTDHFPCATKAIWYFEGIYAHSPHIPGVRFPGLTHPGIIGTAPSAELLNIWNEREREVEENGLKSFKLCEVLHSRPLANLPSTKGCHLGKIQKGTPVWEKIAKEAARTIPGRENGGNCDIKNLSRGSKIYLPVFVEGANLSTGDMHFSQGDGEVSFCGAIEMSGFLELKCEIIRGGMKEYLTPMGPTPLHVNPIFEIGPVEPRFSEWLVFEGISVDEGGRQHYLDASVAYKRAVLNAIDYLSKFGYSKEQMYLLLSCCPCEGRISGIVDSPNAVATLAVPTAIFDQDIRPKASKVPVGPRLVRRPDVLKCTYDGTLPITKNPSAMA; this is translated from the exons ATGGCTCAATACGGTGCAAGACTGGTCTTTCCGGTAGACGTGAGGAAAAAGCCATGGGAGCAGAAACTTCCTCTTCACAATCGGTGGCACCCAGACATACCCCCAGTTGCAGAGGTCACAGCTGGAGAGCTTTTCAGGGTTGAGATGGTGGACTTCAGTGGGGGTGGTATTACGCAACAGAACACTGCAGAGGACATCAAACATGCTGATCCTTCTATT GTCCATTATCTCAGTGGACCAATCAAAGTTGTGGACAAGGAAGGAATTCCAGCGAAGCCGGGTGATCTCCTTGTGGTCGAAATATGCAACTTGGGTCCTCTCCCTGGGGATGAATGGGGTTACACAGCAACATTTGACAGAGAAAATGGTGGGGGATTTTTGACTGATCATTTTCCTTGCGCAACGAAAGCTATTTGGTACTTTGAAGGAATATATGCCCACTCTCCTCACATACCAG GGGTACGATTTCCAGGTTTGACTCACCCTGGAATAATTGGAACTGCACCGTCAGCAGAACTCCTAAATATATGGAATGAAAGGGAAAGAGAAGTTGAAGAAAATGGCCTTAAATCTTTCAAACTATGTGAGGTTTTGCATTCTAGACCGCTAGCAAATCTTCCGTCAACAAAAGGATGCCATCTGGGAAAG ATCCAGAAAGGAACTCCAGTGTGGGAAAAGATTGCCAAGGAAGCAGCAAGAACAATACCAGGAAGAGAGAATGGGGGAAACTGTGACATAAAAAATCTCAGTAGAGGTTCGAAAATATACCTCCCAGTGTTTGTAGAAGGAGCTAATCTTAGTACTGGTGACATGCACTTCTCTCAGGGGGATGGTGAAGTCTCATTCTGTGGGGCAATTGAGATGAGTGGTTTCCTAGAGCTCAA GTGTGAAATTATAAGGGGTGGAATGAAAGAGTACCTTACACCAATGGGGCCAACTCCTCTTCATGTGAACCCAATTTTTGAGATAGGCCCCGTTGAGCCAAGATTCTCAGAGTGGTTGGTATTTGAGGGCATCAGTGTTGATGAGGGTGGAAGGCAGCACTACCTAGATGCAAGTGTTGCTTATAAGCGTGCAGTGCTCAATGCCATTGATTACCTCTCTAAATTCGGTTACTCCAAGGAACAG ATGTATCTCCTACTATCATGCTGCCCATGTGAAGGAAGGATTTCTGGGATAGTTGATTCTCCAAATGCTGTTGCAACTCTGGCCGTTCCAACAGCCATCTTTGACCAG GATATTCGTCCTAAAGCAAGCAAGGTGCCCGTTGGGCCCCGGCTAGTGAGGAGGCCAGATGTCCTCAAATGTACCTATGATGGAACTTTGCCAATCACAAAAAATCCCAGTGCCATGGCATGA